From the Fibrobacter sp. UWEL genome, the window TGGACTATGGCGTGATTTAATAAGAGGGTAAATCATGCTTTCATATTCATTGTTAAATTCCAGAATCGAGGAAAAAACAATGTCTAGAGTCCATTACAATGAAGAAATGAAGCTGCAAACGGTCAAACTCGTCCTGAAAGGCGAAAAATCCGCGACCAAGATTGCCAAGGATATCGGTGTCACAGCAAATACCGTGTGCAGGTGGGTCCAGGATTACCGAAGGCAGAACAATTTGCCTTCTTACGAGGAAGAACGCCGCCTCAAGAGAGTCTCCATTGAAGAACTTGCGACAAAGAACCGTGAATTGGAACGGAAACTTAAACAACGTGAAAAGGAACTTGCCGAAGAAAGGGAAACCGTCGAAATCCTAAAAAAATCCCTGCACATCTTTATGCGACCACAAGGCTGAAATGCGAGGCCATTCACAA encodes:
- a CDS encoding helix-turn-helix domain-containing protein — its product is MSRVHYNEEMKLQTVKLVLKGEKSATKIAKDIGVTANTVCRWVQDYRRQNNLPSYEEERRLKRVSIEELATKNRELERKLKQREKELAEERETVEILKKSLHIFMRPQG